The genomic segment AACGACCTGGAAAAAGCCTCCGGATTCCAGCAGGCGCAACGGGACGGCGAACAAGTCGGTCAGGGCCTTTTCGGTCAGAACCGCCTGCTTGGGGCCGTCGGCCATGATCTTTCCCCCGCGAAGCAGAACCACACGACAGATTTCCGGAGGGATTTCGTGGATATGGTGGGTGACCAGGATGATGGTCTTGCCCTGGCGCATCAGGTCCCGGACCGTGGCCAGGTATTGGAAACAGGCGGCGATATCCAAACCCGAGGTGGGTTCATCCAGCAAAAGGGCTTCTGGTTCATGGACCAGGGCGCGAGCCAGTAGCAGCCGGCGCTGCTGCCCGGTGGACAGGGATTGAAAGGGCTTGTCAGCCAGGTCCGCTCCGGCGATGCCTGTGAGGATGCGCAGAGCCTGATTCTGCTCAGCCTGACTGAACTGCTGGTATGCGTAGGTGCCGATGGTTGACCTCAGCCCGGAAAGGACCACCTCCAGGCCGTCGGCCTTCCCAGGATAGCCGATTTGCAGATCCTGGGAGACAATGCCCAGCCTGGAGCGCAACGTCCAGATATCCCACTGTTCCCGCCCGAAGAGGCGCAGCAGCAGGTCCGGTTCGGCGACCGGGTAGAGTTCCCGGGCCAAAAGCTTGAGCAGCGTGGTTTTTCCGGCCCCATTCGGTCCGAGAATGACGGTATGCTGGCCATGATCAATGGTCAGGTGGAGATTCTCCAGTGCCTGGGCTCGTCCCCTGAAGACAGAGGCGTTGCGAATTTCCAGGAGGGGGGACGCTGTAGGGGATGCAGG from the Desulfonatronum thioautotrophicum genome contains:
- a CDS encoding ABC transporter ATP-binding protein, producing the protein MILSTHSPASPTASPLLEIRNASVFRGRAQALENLHLTIDHGQHTVILGPNGAGKTTLLKLLARELYPVAEPDLLLRLFGREQWDIWTLRSRLGIVSQDLQIGYPGKADGLEVVLSGLRSTIGTYAYQQFSQAEQNQALRILTGIAGADLADKPFQSLSTGQQRRLLLARALVHEPEALLLDEPTSGLDIAACFQYLATVRDLMRQGKTIILVTHHIHEIPPEICRVVLLRGGKIMADGPKQAVLTEKALTDLFAVPLRLLESGGFFQVVPA